The genomic window CGTACATATTGGTTAAGCCACTCTTATCCTTTAAAGGATTGTGTGGCGAAACTACCAACCATACTTCATCAAGTTCGGTATGGTTAGCCATGTAATTGGCAATAATTAAATGCCCGGTATGGATGGGGTTGTATGAACCAAAGAAAAGACCAGTTTTCATGTTGCCGTTTTCAGTATTTATAATCCGTCATTGCGAGGCTGGGCTGAGTGAGCCGAAGCAATCTATTTTGCAGAAAGATTGCTTCACCCTTATGCGCTTTTTCCGTCGCTGCGGTGCGCAATGACGGATTAATTTAAATAAAAAATCTATTTTTTTGAGAAAACTATTTCTTCAAAAAATCACCCACCAATTGCTCAGCTTCTGCACAAGCAGTAGCCAGATCGTAATTTTTTAAAATCACATCAAACTTATCTGCATAAAGCAGTTCTTTTTCAGCTTTGATAAAACGTTCCTGTAATTTTTCCGGACTATCTGTTCCGCGGCCACTTAAACGTTCTTTTAAAACGTCTAAAGATGGTGGCTGAACAAAAATGGCCAAGGCATCTTCTTCATATTTTCTTTTCAAGCGGATACCGCCTTCTACATCAATATCGAAAATAACATGTTTGCCATCATTCCAGATGCGTTCGATCTCGGAGCGTAAGGTGCCATAAAAAGTTCCGTTATAAACTTCTTCAAACTCCACAAATTCCTGGCGGGCAACTTTGTGTAAAAACTCTTCCTTACTAATAAAATAGTAATCGTTTTCATGTGTTTCAGCGCCTCTCAATTCGCGGGTGGTTGCAGAAATAGAAAAGCTCAGCTCAGGAAATTTCGTTAATAAATGGTGTACTATAGTGGTTTTACCTGCTCCTGATGGTGCCGAAAATATGATTAATTTGCCTTGCATTTTTAAAAATTTTGCGATTGGCGTCTGGCGTTAAGCGCTTATCGCTTTCCGCCTAACGCTACAACACATTCAGTAACTGTTCTTTTATCTTTTCTAATTCTTCTTTCATACCTACAACAAATTGTTGCATCTGGGCGTCGTTTGCTTTAGCACCCATCGTATTAATTTCTCTTCCAATTTCCTGAGAAATGAAACCCATTTTTTTGCCGTTTGCCTCTTTGCTTGCCAAAGTCTGCAAGAAATAATCGCAATGGCTTTTTAAACGTGTTTTTTCCTCGGTAATATCTATTTTGTCGATATAATAGATCAATTCCTGTTCGAAACGGTTTTGGTCTATATTTACTTTACCTACAGCATCGTCTAAAAACTGGGTAAATTTATCGCGGATTGCGGTAATTCTTTTAGGCTCTAATTCTTCAACAGATTTGAAATAAGAAAGAATATTTTTAATTCTCAGTTCTAAATCGGCCTTTAAAACTGAGCCTTCATCTTCTCTGAATTTATTGAAATTGGCCAAAGCCGAGTTGAAAATTTGAAATAGATGGTTCCATTCATCCTCACTTACGCTTTCTTCCTTGTAACTGATTACATCAGGAAAAGTTAACGCTGTTTGCAATAAGTTACTGCTATCGGCACCGAGTTCGTTGTTAACAGCAATAAGCTGTTTGTAGTAGTGGCTTAATAAGGCCGTATTGATGGTAGCACCAGTAACTTCGCCGTTGGTACGTTCTATATTAATGCTTAAACTTACTTTTCCTCTTTCGATGTCTTTACTGCAGATGTTGCGCAGAATCAGCTCTTTATCAGAAAAAGCTTTAGGATATTTTAAATTCAGCTCCAGGAATTTACTGTTGAGCGATTTGATTTCGACACTATACTTCGCATTTGCATAATCGGCTGTTGCTAAGCCGTATCCTGTCATGGATTTTATCATGCGCAAAGATAGGGTTTTAAGCCGAAAGGAGAAATAATAATGGGTAAGGAGTCAGAGTTGTAGCATACGGGTATAAAAGGCCTTAATATTTAGAAAACCAGCGTTCAGTAATTTCTTTGGGAATTGCAGCCCCGCTTTTCATTACAAGTCCTCACTCAACGCTGTGGGCTTTTCATTTCAGTCAGGGTTTAATGCACAAAGCACGGTAGCTTTTGGCTTGGCTTGTTGCCTGCATGGTGCAAATGAAAGATAAATTGCTGTTAATTAGGGTAATTGTTAAATCAATGAAATAACTAAACCTGGGAATTAGTGCGACGAAAACTTAATGCTCTTAACTTCTTAATGATAATAATGATGAAAATCGCTTGCACATTACATTTTCAGCATGCTCAGAATAGCATCAAAAGTTTTTGCCTTCAATTCTTCCAGGTTTTCAGCAACCAATCCCTTCGCCTCAATGGCTTCTCCAAATACTGTTCTAATCATTCCAGGGTTGAGTAAAAGTGGGTTTGTTCTGGGTAAATGTTCCTTACTGTTCAATATCGCAAAAGGTAAAATCGGTGTTTGGGTTTCTATCGCCAGGCGAAACGCGCCATCATAAAATGGGTTTAAAGGCTTGTCTGATTTATTCATTGTCCCTTCAGGGAAAATCAGGATCGATTGCCCATCGGCCAGATCTTTTCTCAGTTCGGCTACAGAATGGTCGCGGCTTTCTCTGCTGCTGCGATCGATCATCACCACCAAACGTTTGTAAATCCATCCAAATACAGGGATTTTAAGCATTTCTATCTTGCCCAGTGGACTAAAGGCCTGTGGAATACAGATTACTATGGCCACAGCATCTAAAAATGAGCTGTGGTTGCCAACGTAGATGTAAGCCCGCGAAGTGTTAATTTTTTCTCCGCTGGCAGAAAACCATAGAAATGTGAGAAGACTAAAAGCCCATGCCCAGAATTTTAAAAAATAGAAGGAGATTTTTCTTCCTGTTTTTTCTTTAAAAATACCTGTACTGATCAGAATAAAGGGGCAAACGATTACCATGAGTATGAAAAATACCACTGCCGAATAGCCTAAATAAAATCCGCCCAATAGCTTTCTCATGGTTATTAACGTTTCTTTAACAGTTTGCAAGGTTAACAAATGTTAATTTTACAAAAAATATCTTATAGATATGAAAGCATTTTTAATCACGCTATCACTTTCATCCCTATTGTTCTTTTTGCCTAAAAAAACGCTCGCTCAAATTACCTCTGCCAAAGGCGTTATTTTAGAAAAGGGAACACAGATACGCATTGCATTGGCTGTAGTAACCAATATCAACAACAAACAATCGGTTGGCAGTAATGATATGGGTTTCTTTCAGATCAAGGCCAAAATTGACGATACCTTGGTTATCAGTAAAAGGCACTTCGACAATATTACTGTCGTGCTCATCAATGATCAGGATTTGGTTATAAAACTACTCAGAGCCGAGATGCTGTTGGAAGATGTAACAATTAAAGCAGAAAATAAACAACAAAACTTATCTGCTGTTAGGTTAGAACACCGTAAGAAAACTTATTTTTATGGTAATAAAAGAAATCCGCTTTATTATGCACGTTACCCGCTGGCAGCCATCATGGAGCTGTTTAGTGCTGAGCGGAAAAATGCCAGGCGGTTTGATCGTTATTATGATAAAGAAACAGAAGAATTAGAGATAGACCGTTTTTTTAACGTTAGAATTGTTAAAAATAATACAACATTAACGGCTAAGCAAATGAATAAGTTTATGTTGGATTACAGGCCGAAATATAAACAGATTAAAGATTGGAATACTTATGATGCCGCTGGATACATTAAAAAATCAGCAAAACAATATTTAGATACTTTAAGTACACCATGAATCATTTAAAACTCTTTCTTTTATTGATCATTTTAACACAAGGCTTAAAAATCAAGGCTCAGGATTTTGTGCTGAAAGGTGTAGTGATCGAAAAAGGCTCAAATATACGGATTGCTTTGGCCGGGATTACCAACATGCGCAGTAAAATGGGTGCCACAAGTAACGATATTGGCCTATTTCAGTTAAGTGCCCGACCTGGTGATACGCTGTTAATTCAAAAAAGAAATCTGAATGAGCAAAAAGTGGTGGTTAAAACAGATGATGATCTGGTAATCTATTTGGTTAGAGGAAGCACAATGTTAGAAGAGGTTACGGTTAAAGGACAGACCAAAAAACAGGACATGGAAGGAATAAAAAGGGATTTTAAACGGAATGGTTCGTTTTTTGAAGGTAAACCACCGTTGGTATTGCTCAGTCCTTTTGGCGGTAGCCCCTTAACATTTTTTTACGAGCTTTTTGGCAAAACGCCGGCAAGAGCGCGTAATTTTAACCGTTATTATAAAAAGGAGCTAAGTTTAATCGAGGTAGATAAGTTCTTTAATAAAAGTTTAGTCTTGAAGAATACGACATTAACAGGGAAAGATCTGGACAAATTTTTGCTAGATTATTACCCAACGCGCAGCACTACCATTAACTGGAGCAATTACGATGCGGTGAAATACATCAAAGAATCGGCTAAGAAATATACCGATACTTTGAAACATACAAATTAACATACCATGAGAAACTTTAAATTTGCCGTTATACTCTTCGTTTTTACCTCAGTCAGCTTCTTCGCAAAGGCACAGGATTTTATTGTGAAAGGTGTGGTGATCGAAAAAGGTTCGAATATCAGGATTGCCTTATCAGAAATTACCAACCTGCGCACCGGAATAGGTGTGGGCAGTAATGACATTGGTATGTTCCAGTTAAAAGCCAGAATTGGTGATACACTACTGGTGATTAAAAGGGATCTGATCGATCAGCGAGTGGTGGTGAACAGCGAAAAAGACCTGGTAATTTATCTGGTTAGAGGAAGTACCACGCTAGCCGATGTTACCATTAGGGGAAATACCAAAAAAGAGGATCTGGACGAAATTAAACGTGAATTTAAGAATAAGGGGGTGTACAATGGAGGTAAAACAACCGTTTTGTCTGCTATATTCAGTCCTTTAAATGCACTATATAACTTATTTGGCACTGACCCTAAAAATGCACGGAGATTTGGCAGATACGCCGATAATGAAATCAAACAATCGCAGATTGACGTATACTTCAACCAGAGCATTATTAAAAACAATACCGAACTAAGAGGTGATACCTTAGAGAAATACATGTTAAACTGCCGTCCGGAATTTGATAAGGCTCAATACTGGAACAGTTACGATTACATTAAATACATTAAAGAATCTTCAAAGAAATTTACGGATACGTTAGGTAAAGGAAAGTAGGTTTGAGTCGGAAGTCTGGAGTCAGAAGTCCTGAATCATGCAGGCACTAACCGATTAACCAGTTGCTTTCTACCCAATGAACCAATGACTATTGAACCAGTGAACTTTTATATACTCAATGCTTCGCAAGCCTTCTCTGCGGCTAGTTTTTCCGCATTTTTCTTATTGTAATCCCGTCCGGTACCCACTTTTTCGCCTTCTACTACAGCACTAATGGTAAATAATTTAGCGCTTTCGCCTTCGCCATTCTCTGCCAGTTCGAACATTACATCCTTACCATGGCGTTGGCACCATTCGATCAATTTACTTTTGAAATTGGTTTCTGTAAGTTCTAAGGTATGAATATCAATATGAGGTTTTACGATCCTACGCAATAGAAATTCTTTGGTAAAGTTATAGCCCTTATCCATATAGATGGCACCCACTATGGCTTCAAAAGCATCACCCAGCATCGAATTGTGCTTGGTTTGTATGCTCACCGAACGTTGATCGAACTGAATAAGCTTATCAAAACCGATTTTCTTTGCCAGCTGATTTAAATTAGCCCGGTTTACAATCTTCGAACGCATTTCGGTTAAAAAACCTTCTTCTTTGTAGGGATAATGTTTAAAAAGCAGCTCTGCTATCACCGAACCTAAAACAGCGTCGCCTAAAAATTCTAAGCGTTCGTTGCTGCTCCTACTTCCATTTTTTAAAACTTTTGCTACAGAACGATGCCTGAACGCCATTTTATAGAGCGTAACATTGCCTGGAACAAAGCCTAAAATGTTTTTCAGCTTTTTAACAAACTCCTTTTCTGGAGAGAGGTAAAGTTTATATAATTTTAATATCGGCATTAAATAAATAACACAATTAACGGCTAATTAGCATATTTAACTAAGTTATCTATTTTTAATTAGCATACAAAATTATATAGCAGGGCTGTTTTAAATTAATCTTCGTATTTCTTAAAAATAACAGAAGCGTTATGGCCGCCAAAACCGAATGTATTACTTAGAGCAGCTCTAACGGTACGTTTTTGCGCTTTGTTAAAAGTAAAATTCAATTTAGGGTCAAATGCAGGATCATCTGTAAAGTGATTGATTGTTGGAGGAACAATATCATTTTTAACAGAAAGAATTGCTGCAATAGCCTCAATAGCTCCAGCTGCACCCAAAAGGTGGCCAGTCATTGATTTGGTAGAGCTGATGTTTAAACGATAAGCATCTTCGCCAAATAATGTACCAATGGCTTTGGTTTCACTAATATCACCAAGAGGTGTAGAAGTACCGTGTACATTGATATAATCTATATCAGCAGTTGTTAAACCAGCATCTTTTAGTGCATTGGTCATTACCATTCTAGCGCCTAAACCTTCAGGATGTGGTGCCGTGATATGATTCGCATCAGCACTCATTCCACCGCCAACAAGCTCTGCATAAATTTTTGCACCTCTTGCTTTTGCATGTTCAAGTTCTTCTAAAATAATAGTCCCAGCGCCTTCACCGGCTACGAAACCGTCACGGTCTTTATCAAAAGGACGTGATGCCGTTGCCGGATCTTCGTTACGTGTTGATAAGGCATGCATGGCGTTAAAACCACCCATACCTGCTTCGTTAATGATCGCTTCAGAACCGCCGCTGATAATTACATCGGCCATACCCAAACGGATATAGTTAAATGCATCAATCATTGCGTTGGTAGAAGAAGCACATGCCGAAACAGTTGCAAAATTTGGCCCACGTAAGCCATATTTGATCGAGATATGCCCTGGGGCAATATCAATAATCATTTTAGGGATAAAAAATGGATTGTATCTTGGCGTACCATCCCCCTTGGCAAAATTCGAAATTTCATCCAGGAAAGTTTTCAACCCACCTATGCCTGCGCCCCAGATTACTCCGATTCGGTTGGTATCCAATTTTTCAAAATCAAAACCACCATCCTTCACAGCCTCATCTGTTGCTACAAGAGCATATTGTACAAACGGATCTAGCTTACGGGCTTCTTTTTTCTCCAAAAAATCTTCCGGATTAAAATTTTTAACCTCGCATGCGAATTTAGTTTTGAACTTTTCAGTATCAAAACCCTTAATAGGAGCAGCGCCACTCACCCCGTTAGTCAATCCTTCCCAAAAATCAGGAACATTATTGCCTATAGGAGTGAGCGCACCCAACCCTGTTACTACTACTCTTTTTAATTCCATTTATACTGAAAAAGCGTAATTCTATTTAACGTTTTTTTCCAAATAAGCAATCGCTTGACCAACTGTACCGATGGTTTCAGCCTGATCATCAGGAATAGCTACATTGAATTCTTTTTCAAATTCCATAATCAATTCTACGGTATCTAAAGAATCTGCACCTAAATCGTTGGTGAATGAAGCCTCTGGCGTAACTTCGCTTTCGTCAACACCTAGTTTTTCTACGATAATAGCCTTAACTCTTGAAGCAATATCAGACATAATTTTATAATTTAATGGTTAAATAATTCTGTGCAAAGAAAAATAAATTCTTACAATTTTCAAATGTTTTTATTTCGATACGTAATTTTGGTATCTCAATAACACAGCGAATATAGAATTAGTTTTTTAATTTCGTTCTGTAAATAATTTATTTCGCTTTGAATAAGACTTACCTAAAACTTACCTTAGACCTTGATTTTATACTAATTGCGATCACAGCACCCTTAAAAGACTATGTGCTTTGCCACAAAATTAATACCCGGTTAAATACTCAATTTGAAAAAATAGAAGACCATGAAATATTTTTTAATATCGACGAACCAGCTTGGTCTTTCTCCAAATATTACTTTTTTGTAGAGCAGGGTGAGGTAGAATACTACTTAATTTGCAATAAAAGCAGCGATGGTTTTCTAATTCCGGAAATGAACAAGGTAGATTTTTTTATTATTATTAAAGAATTTATTGATAAGGAAGATTTAGATTATTTAATCAATGGTTTAAATAAACTGCCTGATATACAGGTGGCTGCAAAGATAGATCCGGCCAAGTTAAAGAGCCGTGAGAATTTGGTAATATAAAAATTATATACTTGGTGTATTAAATACACTATATTTGACGGTTACAAACAAAGAACAAAAGAACAAAATATATAAAATTTGATGCAGTTTGATTATTTTAGATAATAATTAATGCTTTAAACTGCATTGCTAAAATCAATTAATTAAATGAAACCTTTTCATTCGAGAACTAAAATTGTTGCCACGCTTGGGCCTGCATCAGCAAAACCAGATGTATTATATAGTATGTTTAACGCTGGTTTAGATGTTTGCCGCTTAAACTTTTCGCACGGATCACAAGCAGATCACCAAGCGGTTTTGGATACCATCCGCGATTTAAACAAAAAATACGATTATAATGTAGGTATCCTTGCCGATTTACAAGGTCCTAAAATCCGTATCGGTTTAGTAAAAGAAGGCGGTATTAACCTGATCAATGGTAAAACTACCGTAATTACCACTACCGAATGTGTAGGTAACGAAGAACGGATTTACATCACTTACCAAAGCTTCCCTCAGGACGTTCAGGCGGGCGAAATTATCCTTTTGGATGATGGAAAGCTTCAAATGAAAGTGATTTCTACCAACTTAAAGGATGAAGTAGTTTGTGAAATTGTTCACGGCGGTATTTTAACTTCAAGAAAAGGTGTAAACCTTCCAAATACTAAAGTTTCTATTCCTTCATTAACACCAGAAGACCGCGAAAACTTAGAATTTGTTTTAGAAAATGATGTAGAGTGGATCGGTTTATCTTTCGTGCGCAAGGCTGATGATATTATCGAACTTAAAAAGATTATTGCAGAGCGTGGCAAAACTGCCCGTGTAATTGCTAAAATAGAAAAACCGGAAGCTATCGCTAACATCGATGAAATTATCGCTGTTTCTGATGGAATTATGGTTGCCCGTGGCGATTTAGGTGTTGAATGTCCGATGGAAGAAGTTCCATTATTACAAAAAATGATCGTTGCTAAATGTAGAGCAGCTTCTAAACCTGTAATTGTGGCTACACAAATGTTAGAAAGTATGATCACTACACCTCGCCCAACACGTGCAGAGGTGAATGATGTGGCCAACTCTGTTTTAGATGGTGCTGATGCAGTGATGTTAAGCGGCGAAACTTCAGTTGGAGAATTTCCGCTGATCGTAATCGAAACCATGCAGAAAATTATCCAGAACATTGAGCAGAACAACTATCCTTTCAATCCTGATAAGTTTTTAAAACCAAAATCGCCTTCTTTCTTAAGCGATGCGATTTGCGATTCAGCTTGTTTCTTAGCGAAACAAACTAACGCGGTAGGTATTGTATCGATGACATTAAGCGGTTATACTGCTTTCGAAATCTCAAGTCATCGTCCGGAAGCTTTAACTTTTATTTTTACCAGCAACAGGGCATTATTAAATGCAGTAAGTTTACTTTGGGGTGTAAGAGGTTTCTATTATGATAAGTGGGAAAGTACCGATAATACCATCATTGAGGTAAACGAGTTCTTAAAAAGCAAGAAAATTGGTTAAACAAGGTGATATCATCATCAATACTGCCGCTATCCCAATGGAAGCAAAAGGTAAAACCAATATGTTAAAAATTACGGTTATAGATTAATTTCTAATATCATATTTATAAAATGCTCCTGATTTTAATCAGGAGCATTTTTTTTATCAATAAAAAATATACTTTTGCAATCCAGCACGGAGAGGTGTCAGTCCAAAGGACCCCTATGGGGAGTGATGATCGAGCACGCTTTGAAAGTAGGGGCTAACAATTAAACTTTGTGTACTTGCAATAAAAGATAATTATGTTTTATAGTTATATTTTGAAAAGCGAGAAAGATGGGAAGTACTATTATGGAAGTACTGAAAACCTGGAAATAAGATTAATCAAACATAATAGGGGAGATGTAAAATCAACGAAAGCTAGGCGGCCCTTTCATCATTCACTTTTTTGAAGAATTTAATTCAAGAAGTGAAGCTTTTAGAAGAACAATATTATAAGTCTGTAAATGGCTACATTTATTTGAAACAAAATAACATCATATAACCGGAGAGGTGTCAGAGTGGTCGATCGAGCACGCTTGGAAAGCGTGTGTACTGCAAGGTACCGCGGGTTCGAATCCCGCCCTCTCCGCTTTAGATCTATCCCAGTTCTAATTAAAAGAATGCCTAAACTCCAAAGGCGATAAATGTGTTTTTGTTTTAAAGAACTTGCTGAATGATTGTGGATGCTCAAAACCCAGCTGGTAGGCAATTTCACTCACTCCACCCCAGTAGTCGAATTTTTGCTTTTTCAACTAACTTTTCATGAATAAATTGCTGTGTATTTTGTCCAGTTAAAGCCCTGAGCATATCGCTTAAATAACGTGGCGAAAGGTCTGCTTCTGCTCCGGTAGTGCAGCTAATTTTGTGTCCTTTTCTTATTTCGCATAGTTGCAATAACATTCTGACTTCTTCAACATTTAAGACTGAGAAAAATTATTTGGGGGAAATAAGTGGATAGTATAGCATTAATTATTGTCGCTTTGTTGTAAGGATAACGCCAATACTCCTATCATTATTGCGATTGGAAAAATATAGTCAAAAAACGTTGTTTCGGTACTTTATAGCTTATATTTTTGGCTTTTCACTTCCTTTAAAACCGAGTTTAAGATGTTAATAAGCATAGCTGAATTGTTTTCGAACCACTAAGGAAGAACCAAATATCTACCAGATAAAAACGAAATAGAATGAGCAAATATGTAATTGGTTTTCAGGAAATCGACAGGTCCGATTTTTTAGAAGTTGGGGGTAAGGGCGCCAACCTCGGCGAGCTATCCAAAATTGAAGGAATAAAAGTGCCCCGAGGCTTTTGCATAAGTACTGAAGCCTATAAAAAAATATCGGCGAACAATGAACTTAATGGTTTATTGGATGAATTGAGCCTGCTTAAAACAGGAGATCTGCATGCGGTTAGTAAAACGAGCGCAAAAATAAGAGCGCTTGTTGAAAACATATCCATTCCGGATGATATTGCCCAAGAGATCGGAAGGCATCTTACTAGTTTTGACAAATATGAGGCCTTTGCCGTCCGGTCGAGTGCTACCGCCGAAGACCTTCCATCAGCATCTTTTGCGGGGCAGCAGGATACCTACCTGAACGTTATCGGAGAAGCAGCTGTCCTTAAACATATCAGCAAGTGCTGGGCATCATTATTTACCGATAGGGCGGTAATTTATCGCCTCCAGAACGGTTTTGACCATCGGAAAGTGCAATTATCTGTCGTTGTGCAGAAAATGGTTTTTCCGCGGGCAGCAGGAATATTATTTACTGCCGACCCAGTTTCAGGAAATCGGAAGATGTTATCTATTGATGCCAGTTTTGGATTAGGAGAGGCCATGGTTTCGGGCATTGTAAATGCCGATAATTATCAGGTAAGCAGTGGTAGAATTATCAATAAAAAAATATCAGCTAAGAAACTGGCTGTTTATGCCTTAAAGGATGGCGGTACAAAATCCCAAGCGCTTTCAGCGGAAGAGCAAAATAGGCAAGTGCTTACAAATGAACAGATTTTACAGCTTGAGGAGCTGGGCAGAAAGATCGAAGCACATTTTGGTAGCCCCCAGGATATTGAATGGTGTTTGGTTGATGGTAGGTTTTATATTGTTCAGAGTAGACCAATTACCACTTTATATCCCATCCCAGAAACAAACGACGCTGAAAATCATGTGTATATATCTGTAGGTCATCAGCAAATGATGACTGACGCCATGAGGCCACTAGGGCTATCGTTATGGCAGTTAAGGGCAGCCAGGCCAATGTTTAGTGCTGGCGGAAGGTTGTTTGTTGATGTAACGGATAGTTTGGCCACCGCAACTGGGAGGACGAATTTATTAGATGCGATGGGACAACATGATCCGCTCATCAAAGATGCATTGATCACCATCACAGAAAGAGGCAACTTTATAAAACAACTACCAGATGATGGAAAAGGACCAGTGCTGGTTAAGAGTACTAAGGGCTTATCGGCTGCCGATATTTTAGCGCAAATAGGAAACGACCCTGCTATCGTTGCTGATCTGATCGAAACTAATGAGGCATCAGTAGAAACATTGAAACAAAATATCCAAACGAAATCGGGACCAGATCTTTTTGATTTTATCCTGGAAGATATTGAGCAATCAAAGAAGATGATATTTGATTCGCAACATATGGGGGTGATTATAGCTGCGATGAATGCTTCATCCTGGCTCAATGAAAAGATGGAAGAATGGTTAGGTGAAAAAAATCCGGCAGATACATTGTCTCAGTCTGCACCCAACAATATTACTTCAGAAATGGGCCTGGCACTATTGGATGTTGCAGATGTAATCCGTCCTTATCCAGCGCTAATTAATT from Flavobacterium sp. W4I14 includes these protein-coding regions:
- a CDS encoding pyruvate kinase (product_source=COG0469; cath_funfam=3.40.1380.20; cog=COG0469; superfamily=52935), which translates into the protein MVKQGDIIINTAAIPMEAKGKTNMLKITVID
- a CDS encoding pyruvate kinase (product_source=KO:K00873; cath_funfam=3.20.20.60,3.40.1380.20; cog=COG0469; ko=KO:K00873; pfam=PF00224,PF02887; superfamily=51621,52935; tigrfam=TIGR01064); translated protein: MKPFHSRTKIVATLGPASAKPDVLYSMFNAGLDVCRLNFSHGSQADHQAVLDTIRDLNKKYDYNVGILADLQGPKIRIGLVKEGGINLINGKTTVITTTECVGNEERIYITYQSFPQDVQAGEIILLDDGKLQMKVISTNLKDEVVCEIVHGGILTSRKGVNLPNTKVSIPSLTPEDRENLEFVLENDVEWIGLSFVRKADDIIELKKIIAERGKTARVIAKIEKPEAIANIDEIIAVSDGIMVARGDLGVECPMEEVPLLQKMIVAKCRAASKPVIVATQMLESMITTPRPTRAEVNDVANSVLDGADAVMLSGETSVGEFPLIVIETMQKIIQNIEQNNYPFNPDKFLKPKSPSFLSDAICDSACFLAKQTNAVGIVSMTLSGYTAFEISSHRPEALTFIFTSNRALLNAVSLLWGVRGFYYDKWESTDNTIIEVNEFLKSKKIG
- a CDS encoding 3-oxoacyl-[acyl-carrier-protein] synthase II (product_source=KO:K09458; cath_funfam=3.40.47.10; cog=COG0304; ko=KO:K09458; pfam=PF00109,PF02801; smart=SM00825; superfamily=53901; tigrfam=TIGR03150), giving the protein MELKRVVVTGLGALTPIGNNVPDFWEGLTNGVSGAAPIKGFDTEKFKTKFACEVKNFNPEDFLEKKEARKLDPFVQYALVATDEAVKDGGFDFEKLDTNRIGVIWGAGIGGLKTFLDEISNFAKGDGTPRYNPFFIPKMIIDIAPGHISIKYGLRGPNFATVSACASSTNAMIDAFNYIRLGMADVIISGGSEAIINEAGMGGFNAMHALSTRNEDPATASRPFDKDRDGFVAGEGAGTIILEELEHAKARGAKIYAELVGGGMSADANHITAPHPEGLGARMVMTNALKDAGLTTADIDYINVHGTSTPLGDISETKAIGTLFGEDAYRLNISSTKSMTGHLLGAAGAIEAIAAILSVKNDIVPPTINHFTDDPAFDPKLNFTFNKAQKRTVRAALSNTFGFGGHNASVIFKKYED
- a CDS encoding acyl carrier protein (product_source=KO:K02078; cath_funfam=1.10.1200.10; cog=COG0236; ko=KO:K02078; pfam=PF00550; smart=SM00823; superfamily=47336; tigrfam=TIGR00517), producing MSDIASRVKAIIVEKLGVDESEVTPEASFTNDLGADSLDTVELIMEFEKEFNVAIPDDQAETIGTVGQAIAYLEKNVK
- a CDS encoding phosphoenolpyruvate synthase/pyruvate phosphate dikinase (product_source=COG0574; cath_funfam=3.30.1490.20,3.30.470.20,3.50.30.10; cog=COG0574; ko=KO:K22579; pfam=PF00391,PF01326; superfamily=52009,56059) translates to MSKYVIGFQEIDRSDFLEVGGKGANLGELSKIEGIKVPRGFCISTEAYKKISANNELNGLLDELSLLKTGDLHAVSKTSAKIRALVENISIPDDIAQEIGRHLTSFDKYEAFAVRSSATAEDLPSASFAGQQDTYLNVIGEAAVLKHISKCWASLFTDRAVIYRLQNGFDHRKVQLSVVVQKMVFPRAAGILFTADPVSGNRKMLSIDASFGLGEAMVSGIVNADNYQVSSGRIINKKISAKKLAVYALKDGGTKSQALSAEEQNRQVLTNEQILQLEELGRKIEAHFGSPQDIEWCLVDGRFYIVQSRPITTLYPIPETNDAENHVYISVGHQQMMTDAMRPLGLSLWQLRAARPMFSAGGRLFVDVTDSLATATGRTNLLDAMGQHDPLIKDALITITERGNFIKQLPDDGKGPVLVKSTKGLSAADILAQIGNDPAIVADLIETNEASVETLKQNIQTKSGPDLFDFILEDIEQSKKMIFDSQHMGVIIAAMNASSWLNEKMEEWLGEKNPADTLSQSAPNNITSEMGLALLDVADVIRPYPALINYLQETKKGNFLDDLIQFDGGKETRNAIYTYLEKYGMRCAGEIDITNTRWSEKPSILIPLILSNIKNFEPNAGKRKFEQGKQEALKKENELLERLVLLPDGEQKAQETKQMISLLRNFAGYREYPKYGIVNRFFVYKQALLKEVEKLVDAHVFHEKEDSYYLTFEKLREVVRAHQIDYQLIVKRKEEYSKYEKLTPPRVITSDGEVITGKYNRENLPAEAIIGLAVSSGMIEGRARVILNMEDADLEDGDILVTSFTDPSWTPLFVSIKGLVTEVGGLMTHGAVIAREYGLPAVVGVENATKLIKDGQRIRLNGTDGYVEIL
- a CDS encoding AraC-like DNA-binding protein (product_source=COG2207; cath_funfam=1.10.10.60; cog=COG2207; pfam=PF12833; smart=SM00342; superfamily=46689), which encodes MKKQKFDYWGGVSEIAYQLGFEHPQSFSKFFKTKTHLSPLEFRHSFN
- a CDS encoding putative GIY-YIG superfamily endonuclease (product_source=COG2827; cath_funfam=3.40.1440.10; cog=COG2827; pfam=PF01541; smart=SM00465; superfamily=82771), whose amino-acid sequence is MFYSYILKSEKDGKYYYGSTENLEIRLIKHNRGDVKSTKARRPFHHSLF
- a CDS encoding hypothetical protein (product_source=Hypo-rule applied; cath_funfam=3.40.30.10; superfamily=51206), which produces MNKTYLKLTLDLDFILIAITAPLKDYVLCHKINTRLNTQFEKIEDHEIFFNIDEPAWSFSKYYFFVEQGEVEYYLICNKSSDGFLIPEMNKVDFFIIIKEFIDKEDLDYLINGLNKLPDIQVAAKIDPAKLKSRENLVI